One Isachenkonia alkalipeptolytica genomic window carries:
- a CDS encoding flavocytochrome c: MKGWKKKTAWFLLLILMAVTLGACNGEEDIDEVEAPEGKYQDGEYVATAPGHEGPIEVKVTVENQDIASIEVLDHNETPVLTDPAFEKIMPAMEEHKTTNVDTVSGATLTSLGIIRGVRNALVEAGGNEELFTEDEKITFAEEAENLEETYDVVVIGGGGAGLSAAIEAQENGAQVVLLEKMHALGGNTLVSGGGLNAPNTEQQERNDVEDSVDQFIEDTLEGGDHQNDEALVSIMAEEAEGVTQWLQEEIGVNFISDRLQQFGGHSVPRALIADGNKGVELIEKLEEKARDLGVTFKMATEATELIMDDQGRVTEVKAKNEAEQELTFHANRSVVVATGGFGDNLEMRQSFNEEYDDRYMTTVVPATTGDGISMAEEIEANFVDMEEIQTYPTCNPQTGVISYVANSRFDGAILVNQEGERFINEMGRRDTISQGILDQTDQQAYLIWGQEIEEVGNMTSLHEKEFQNLKDNDLIYQSDDLGDLAAKFDVEEEALLETLEEYNAFIQEGEAIDIEKTGSQRTVEEGPFYIQKVVPAVHHTMGGIKINENAQVLDVNDERIEGLYAAGEVTGGIHGANRLGGNAITDILVFGRIAGENAAKE; the protein is encoded by the coding sequence ATGAAAGGATGGAAAAAGAAAACAGCATGGTTTTTACTGTTAATACTGATGGCGGTAACCCTCGGTGCCTGTAACGGCGAAGAGGACATCGATGAGGTGGAAGCGCCGGAAGGAAAGTATCAGGACGGGGAGTACGTCGCCACCGCCCCGGGACACGAAGGACCCATTGAAGTAAAGGTGACGGTTGAAAATCAGGATATTGCCAGCATTGAAGTACTGGATCATAACGAGACCCCGGTGCTTACGGATCCGGCCTTTGAAAAAATCATGCCGGCGATGGAGGAGCACAAGACCACCAACGTCGATACGGTTAGCGGCGCTACGCTGACAAGCTTAGGCATTATTCGAGGGGTGCGCAACGCCTTAGTGGAAGCCGGCGGGAATGAGGAGCTCTTTACAGAGGATGAGAAGATCACCTTTGCCGAAGAGGCGGAAAACCTGGAAGAGACCTATGATGTGGTTGTCATCGGCGGCGGCGGAGCCGGTCTGTCGGCGGCAATCGAAGCACAAGAAAACGGTGCCCAAGTGGTTTTACTGGAAAAAATGCACGCCTTAGGAGGAAACACTTTGGTTTCCGGTGGCGGGCTGAATGCACCGAATACGGAGCAACAGGAACGGAATGATGTGGAAGACAGTGTGGACCAGTTTATTGAAGACACTCTGGAAGGGGGAGATCATCAAAACGATGAAGCCCTGGTAAGCATTATGGCAGAGGAAGCCGAAGGGGTTACCCAATGGCTACAGGAAGAGATCGGAGTAAACTTTATTTCCGACCGATTGCAGCAGTTCGGCGGCCACTCCGTACCGAGAGCCCTAATTGCCGACGGCAACAAAGGAGTGGAGCTGATTGAAAAGCTTGAAGAAAAAGCCCGGGACCTTGGGGTAACCTTCAAAATGGCCACGGAAGCAACGGAACTGATTATGGACGATCAGGGAAGGGTTACGGAGGTCAAGGCGAAAAATGAAGCGGAACAGGAGCTGACCTTTCATGCGAACCGAAGTGTGGTGGTTGCCACCGGCGGTTTCGGAGACAATCTGGAAATGCGTCAGTCCTTCAACGAAGAGTACGATGACCGTTATATGACCACCGTGGTGCCCGCTACAACGGGAGACGGCATTTCCATGGCGGAAGAGATTGAGGCAAACTTTGTCGATATGGAAGAGATACAGACCTATCCCACCTGCAATCCTCAAACCGGTGTCATTTCCTATGTGGCAAACTCCCGATTTGACGGAGCGATTTTAGTCAACCAGGAAGGGGAGCGCTTCATTAATGAAATGGGAAGAAGGGACACCATTTCTCAGGGGATTCTGGATCAAACCGACCAGCAAGCCTACCTAATCTGGGGACAGGAGATTGAAGAAGTAGGAAATATGACCTCCCTCCACGAAAAAGAATTTCAAAACTTAAAGGATAATGATTTGATCTATCAAAGTGATGACTTAGGGGATTTAGCTGCGAAGTTTGATGTTGAAGAAGAAGCTTTACTTGAAACCCTGGAGGAATACAATGCCTTTATCCAAGAGGGAGAGGCAATCGATATAGAAAAGACCGGCAGTCAGCGGACCGTCGAAGAGGGACCCTTCTATATCCAAAAAGTGGTGCCCGCGGTGCACCATACCATGGGAGGCATTAAAATCAACGAGAATGCCCAAGTCCTTGATGTGAATGATGAAAGGATCGAAGGACTTTATGCTGCGGGAGAAGTTACCGGCGGTATTCATGGAGCCAATCGCCTGGGCGGAAATGCAATTACAGATATTTTAGTATTCGGTCGTATTGCAGGAGAAAATGCGGCGAAAGAATAA
- a CDS encoding cache domain-containing sensor histidine kinase encodes MKKSIGFKILLAVGTAFIALFILFLGLFHQEMTQEVIPLTENLTQQLVDAKGQEIDAWFEMRIEEVHGYARNMDYFDLNREEALTYLQEQQQVRDDVYESLGVIDPEGNACITNGACFSIVDREYYQRIEGEQKAYVISQPIESQANEENIVVILHEVEGEASQEVAYVSAAIDLGKINAIARDIQLYEGQGTIIDSEGQGIGTRDPIGGGNPGIQVFDTRVNPAASWRLMFEVEEQQMTAGLWRLQYRALMIGILVAAVLLILLFVLIKSIVYPVRKLQKLMGEVQSGDTKVRFAGQGEDEINQLGGYFNHMLKDLDRIYGEKQEADYRLLQEQVKPHFLYNTLDTIRWSAEEYNAHEVAELVEALSQYFRVGFNQGKKFVTLEEELTHLESYLRIQEARYEERLDYEISYDEALLKERIPKIILQPLAENAINYSELLEKQEKCFLSVSLEKKGKDLHIEVKDNGRVLTEDRIKTIQESLDQNLGPGEAIGFGLYWINHRIKQICGQNYGVYLFPVKDGEQRVGTGVRVIYCRKGGGEDA; translated from the coding sequence ATGAAAAAAAGCATTGGCTTTAAAATCCTACTGGCGGTGGGTACCGCATTTATCGCACTGTTTATATTGTTTCTGGGATTGTTTCATCAGGAGATGACCCAGGAGGTGATCCCCCTGACGGAGAATTTAACCCAGCAATTGGTGGATGCCAAAGGACAGGAAATCGATGCCTGGTTTGAAATGCGCATTGAAGAAGTCCACGGCTATGCCCGGAATATGGATTATTTCGATTTAAACCGGGAAGAGGCTCTGACTTATTTGCAGGAGCAACAACAGGTACGGGACGATGTGTACGAGTCCTTAGGCGTGATCGATCCTGAGGGGAATGCCTGTATTACCAACGGAGCCTGCTTTTCCATAGTGGATCGGGAATACTATCAACGGATCGAAGGGGAACAAAAGGCCTATGTGATCAGTCAGCCCATCGAGTCCCAGGCCAATGAGGAGAATATCGTAGTGATCCTCCATGAAGTCGAAGGGGAAGCGTCTCAGGAAGTTGCCTATGTTTCCGCGGCCATTGATCTGGGAAAAATCAATGCAATCGCCCGGGATATTCAGCTCTATGAAGGGCAGGGGACGATTATCGACAGCGAAGGACAGGGGATCGGCACTCGGGATCCCATAGGTGGTGGAAACCCTGGGATTCAGGTTTTTGACACTAGGGTGAATCCCGCGGCCTCTTGGCGATTGATGTTTGAGGTGGAAGAGCAACAGATGACCGCAGGACTTTGGCGACTGCAATACCGGGCATTAATGATCGGTATTCTTGTGGCGGCGGTGCTGTTGATTTTATTGTTCGTACTGATAAAATCCATCGTTTACCCGGTACGAAAGCTGCAAAAACTGATGGGGGAAGTACAAAGCGGAGATACCAAAGTGCGTTTTGCCGGACAGGGAGAAGATGAAATCAATCAACTGGGCGGGTATTTCAATCACATGCTGAAGGACTTGGACCGTATTTATGGGGAAAAACAGGAAGCGGATTATCGGCTGCTTCAAGAACAGGTAAAACCCCATTTTCTATACAATACCTTGGATACCATCCGTTGGTCCGCCGAGGAATACAATGCCCATGAAGTGGCGGAGCTGGTGGAAGCCCTCAGCCAATATTTCCGTGTAGGCTTTAATCAAGGGAAAAAATTCGTAACCTTAGAAGAGGAGCTAACCCACCTGGAGAGTTATCTTCGGATACAGGAAGCCCGGTATGAAGAACGTTTAGACTATGAAATATCCTACGATGAGGCACTGCTCAAAGAAAGGATCCCGAAAATCATTTTACAACCCTTGGCGGAAAATGCGATTAATTATAGTGAACTTTTGGAAAAACAGGAGAAATGTTTCCTTTCCGTCTCACTGGAAAAAAAGGGGAAAGACCTTCACATTGAAGTAAAGGATAACGGCAGAGTCCTGACCGAGGATCGGATAAAAACCATCCAAGAGTCCCTGGATCAGAATCTAGGACCGGGG
- a CDS encoding CD3072 family TudS-related putative desulfidase → MKRKKELLVTAHCILNQNAVIKGWERASGPFSRIVKIVLDQNLGIIQLPCPEFRFGGEGRPPMTLQQYDTPAYREHCRQLLEPVVEEINEYRNKSYTIKGIIGIERSPSCDSKGNPGIYMQVLEGLLEKSGITMNSWDVPVDYQETEGFRDLTELKAFLLNQEI, encoded by the coding sequence ATGAAAAGAAAAAAGGAACTGCTGGTAACTGCCCACTGTATTTTGAATCAGAATGCAGTCATTAAAGGTTGGGAACGGGCTTCTGGTCCTTTTAGCAGGATTGTAAAGATTGTGCTGGACCAAAACCTGGGGATCATCCAACTTCCCTGCCCGGAGTTTCGGTTTGGAGGAGAAGGCCGGCCGCCCATGACCCTACAACAGTATGATACCCCGGCTTACCGTGAGCACTGTCGGCAATTGTTAGAACCGGTAGTGGAGGAAATCAACGAATATCGAAACAAAAGTTACACAATAAAAGGAATCATCGGAATTGAACGGAGTCCTTCCTGTGACAGTAAGGGAAACCCGGGAATTTATATGCAGGTGCTGGAGGGATTGCTTGAAAAATCAGGGATAACCATGAACTCCTGGGACGTCCCGGTGGATTACCAGGAAACTGAAGGGTTCCGAGATTTAACAGAGCTTAAGGCCTTCTTACTCAATCAGGAAATATAG